Sequence from the Coleofasciculaceae cyanobacterium genome:
CGTCTTGCCAGTAGCACGAGAAAAAAATGTTGGTACGATCGCTATGAAAGTTCCTGCATACGGTAGATTATTACAACCTGGTATCTTATCCAGTATGGAACAAGCTATGGGGTATAGCCTCTCTTTACCTGGAGTACATTGTTGCATCATAGCTGCCGAAAATCCCGAACAACTAGAATCTAATGTTGCCGTAGCGCGCAATTACACTCCTTTAGACACAGCACAAATGACCCAAATAGAACAATTAACTGCCAACGCTGGAGAAGATGGCGCATTCTTTCGTCAATGGACTTAAAATACCAGACACTCATGCTGACTTACTTAATGCCTGCTATTTTGTTTATTTAAACACATCTAAATTCAATTCTTGGGGTACTCCCATCCAAGAAGCATAATCGGTGTGGTCTTTGAGATCATTACCTGTAAGTGGATGAATCAATATTGTCAGATCATTTCTGTTTAAGGCTAACCAGGTTAACAAATCTGTATGATTGCTGCGATCAAAGGCTAATTGACAACTCCAACTCGGATGAGGGCCAATAGGTCTATGGTGCATCCGTCCCACTATTAGTGAAAACCTTTTTCCTGCTTCTTCACACAATACTTTTGCTTGTTCGACAGTGAATTCATCAAAGTAAACGTGGGCGTGATATTTTTCAATCGAACTGATGTTTTGAAATTCCATTTCTAATTCTTCTCTAAAAAAGCGATCTCTTTCTTCTAAAAGCCAGATTATATAAGGATGGAAAGTAAAAGCGATCGCCTTAACTTTATCTCTTTTCTTTAATTTAAGTCTAGTCAATAATGCAGATATCTCCCAGCAAAAAAAGCTTGGTTTGGGGATTAAGCTTCTCAGTATCATTAATAGCGATCGCCAAATTTCTTGCTCAAAAACCAAGTCCTCAGTTTATCAAAGCCGAGCGCCAGCCTAATAAACATAAGAAAAACAGTTATTTCTTGCTTCTTCTCCTCGCTCAGGATGACAACAGTTTTTTAAGTGGCGATCGCGATTACGGTAACTGAAGGTTGGCGGGGTGGAATTATTATTCCTTCTAACTAATTCTTGAGCGATCGCCACTTAAACGATTACTAACTTTTACTAACTCTTGTAGAGATTCTTTGAGTCGTTGATCGCTCTCTTGGTCGAGTTGAACTGCCCCATCTGATTGCAGTTGAATTTGTTTGTCTACTAAATTGATAATTTATTTGCATTTAAAAGATGCGACCAAAGAATCATTATCTTTTAGTAATCGTTCAAGTTGTTCAGATGCTGTTAATTGTTGACGGACATGAAAATCGATAAACAGACTAACTATCTCCGCTATTACTGAGCGAATTCGCTCTGGTGATTGAGTAGTCGGAAGATCTAAAGCAGTAACTTTCAAAGTAGAATCGAGGCGATCGACAATAGAAAAATGATTTGCTCCCTCTAACAAAACCAAATAAGCATCACCTTGTTCTCTAGAAATAGCTTCTTCAAATGTACGTACAACAGGAGTTGCTGCGGTTTGCCATTCATCAATGCCATAGATACGGCTGTTATTAGCAATCACTCCATCGCAAGTGCCTCCAATTAACAACATTGGTGCAGAAGAAGGCAAAGCTAAAATAGTAGCTCGATTGTAACCTAATTGTATTGGAGCAGCAGAGTGAGCTCCATAACTAAAAGCAGCAGCTACTTGGCTAAAAAGTTGAGTGTTAGCATTTTCTAAAGCTATCCTACCACCAGCCGAATGTCCGCCTAAAATAATCTTTTGCAGATCTAACAAACCTGCTAGTACGCCAAATGTGTTTAAATGCTCTAATTCAGCTAAAAGTGTAGGTAAAGCTGAAGCACTGGGAATAGTACCGTAAACATCCGGTGAAAGCGCAGCAAAATTAACACCAGGAGTAAGTGAAATGTTCCCAGGAATATTTTCCGCTAGCCAGTTGAACAAAACTATTACTAATCCACGAGCAGCCAACTTTAAAGCCAACCATTCGTACATTGCTAAATTACAATTGATACCACTGAAGAAAATTACTACGGGAAAAGGAGCTTCAGCTCGATTAGCAGGATAGTCAGAGAATGTCTGCTGACTATTTGGAGTTAGTGCGGGATAGAATACTTAATTTGTATTGTATCGTATGGTGGTTGAGCATTTTCGACTTTAGTGGCTTTCCAAAAAGCTTGAACAATCATTTATTTATATATTAAGCTGCATCGATCATTATAATTTCCCCTTGATGTGGATATGTAGATAGTTAAAAAATACGTCATTAGTAGGAATAAAACCAGCTTGGAAATATAATGTTCACTCAGCTTACGGCTAGTTGTTACCGAGTGTTTTGGCTCAGTAACTCCTGAGTGCCATAGAAAAAATATCTAAAGTATTTAAACCAAAGTGTTTAACAATTAACTTTAATTTTGTTGTCTAACCTCAGAATTAATTTATCAGTATTTCGTGACTCCACTTGATGACTTTTTATAGATGTTTCAGTCAAGGTTGAGTTGATAAAACTAAATATGTAAATGTTACTAAAAAAAAAATCATGAGTGACTATGTTCCCGTAAGCTGCGAACTACAAGATCGCCTCGAAGCTACAGCAATACTAAAAAAAGAATGTTATTTGACTTATTTAGATGAAAACAATAAATTGAGCGAAATACAGGGTCAAATAGTAGATATTTATGCTGCCGACGGTGCGGACTGGTGCAAATTAAGCGGCGATCACGTAATCCGTCTCGATCGCATCGAAGCCTTTGAGACTCGATAAGGTTATGC
This genomic interval carries:
- a CDS encoding DOPA 4,5-dioxygenase family protein — encoded protein: MTRLKLKKRDKVKAIAFTFHPYIIWLLEERDRFFREELEMEFQNISSIEKYHAHVYFDEFTVEQAKVLCEEAGKRFSLIVGRMHHRPIGPHPSWSCQLAFDRSNHTDLLTWLALNRNDLTILIHPLTGNDLKDHTDYASWMGVPQELNLDVFK
- a CDS encoding dienelactone hydrolase, whose product is MYEWLALKLAARGLVIVLFNWLAENIPGNISLTPGVNFAALSPDVYGTIPSASALPTLLAELEHLNTFGVLAGLLDLQKIILGGHSAGGRIALENANTQLFSQVAAAFSYGAHSAAPIQLGYNRATILALPSSAPMLLIGGTCDGVIANNSRIYGIDEWQTAATPVVRTFEEAISREQGDAYLVLLEGANHFSIVDRLDSTLKVTALDLPTTQSPERIRSVIAEIVSLFIDFHVRQQLTASEQLERLLKDNDSLVASFKCK